The genomic segment GGCCATCACCAGCACGCTTATCCATGAACTCGATGTGCTGCGCTGGCTGTTGAACGACGATTACGCCTCGGTGCAGGTGCGTTTCCCGCGCGCCACGTCACACACCCACGCGAAGCTTAAAGACCCGCAAATCGTCATGCTGGAAACCCGGAAAGGGACGCTTATCGACGTTGAGATTTTTGTTAACTGCCGTTACGGCTACGACATCCAGTGCGAAGTGGTCGGTGAAAGCGGTATCGCTCGCCTGCCGGAGCCGTCATCGGTGCAGATGCGTAAAGCGGCGAAGCTTGCCACCACTATTCTGACCGACTGGAAAGACCGCTTTATTAAAGCGTATGACGTTGAGCTACAGGCGTTTATCAATGACGTGAAAGCCGGGGAGTTGCGCGGCCCGTCCGCCTGGGATGGCTTTGCGGCGTCTGTTGCGGCGGATGCATGCCTGAAGGCGCAGGAGAGCGGTGCGCTGGAAACCATCCGTCTGCCGGAACGCCCGGCGTTTTACCTGCGCTAAGCCGCAGCCTGACCACGAATCCGACGAGGGTTATATGAAAATCGCATTTGACGTGGACGTCATTAAAGACCTCGGGATAACCCGCATGGTCCAGCAGGTCGCGGAGTGGGGTTATAAATACATCGAGCAGTCGCCGCACCCGCAAATCAATCCGTTTTATAAGCACCCGAAAGCGGGCCGCGAGATTATCGCCGAGTATAAAAAGGCGCTGCGCGACACCGGCGTTGAGCTTTCGTCATTTATTTGCGTCTACCGCTGGTCTGGCCCGGATGAGCTGCGCCGCCAGGCGGCAGTGAAAAACTGGAAGCGGCTAATCGAAATCGCTATCGAGATGGATGTGCAGGTGATTAACACCGAGCTTTCCGGCGACCCGAACCAGCCTGAAATTTGCGAAGAGATGTTCTACCGCTCCATGGAAGAGTTGCTGCCCATTTTCGAGCGCGAAGGGCTTCGTGTGGAGATCCAGGCGCACCCGTGGGATTTCTGCGAAGAAAATAACGAAACCGTGGATATCGTGAAGTCGTTTCGCAGCGACAACGTGAAGTATGTCTACAGCGTGCCGCATACCTTCTTTTATGACAAAGGCAAAGGGGAGGTGGAGAAAATGCTGCGCTATGCCGGGGACGATCTCTCGCATGTCCTGATTGCCGACACCATGAACCACACCCGCCATTGCCGCTACATCGTCAACCCGCCGGGCGTCGACGCCGCGGTCCATCAGCATGTGGGCGTGGGCGAGGGCGAGGTGGATTTTCAGGCGCTGTTCAGCACGCTGCGTGATATGGGGTTCGCCCGCCAGAGCTTTAAGGTGGGCGGCGAGCCGATTGTCGCCGCGTCGCTCTTCGGTTACCCGGAGAAAATGAAATACCAGGCGGTGGAAACCCGTGAACTGATTGAGCGCGAACTGCTGGGCCGTTAAGGCGCAGCCGGTCGCGACCTGAGAGGCGCATTATGAATAAGCAACATGTGAAGCTGGCCATCGCCCCGATAGGCTGGACCAACGACGACATGCCGGAACTGGGGGCTGAAAATACCTTCCAGCAGACGGTCAGCGAAATGGCGCTGGCGGGCTTCACCGGCAGCGAAGTGGGCAGCAAATACCCGCGCGATCCGGCCCTGCTCAAGCCGATGCTTGAGATCCGCGGTATGGAAATCTGTAACGCCTGGTTTAGCACCTTTTTTGCGGCGGGCGAGCGCGAGAAAACGCTCGACGATTTTGTCAATCACATGAACTTCCTGCATGCGATGGGGGCGAAAGTGATTGGCTGCTCTGAGCAGAGCGGCAGCATTCAGTGCACCACGCTGCCGGTCATGGGGCCGGATAAACCGTGTTTTAGCGAGGGGGAGTGGGCGCGCGTGGCGGAGGGCTACAACACGCTCGGCCGGCTCGCCGCCGAAAAGGGCATGCAGGTCTGTCTGCACCATCATATGGGCACCGGTATTCAGACCGCGCAGGAGATAGACACCTTTATGTCACGAGTGGATGACTCGGTTTATCTGCTGTATGACACCGGACACGCCTGGTATTCCGAAGGCAGCGAAGCGGCGATGCTCGCTATTCTTGAAAAGCATCTGCCGCGTATTAACCACGTTCACCTGAAAGATGTGCGTCCGACGGTGATTGATGAGGTGAAGCGCGACGGGCTGTCGTTCCTCGCGGGCGTCAGAAAGGGCACCTTTACCGTGCCTGGCGACGGCGCCATCGATTTTCGTCCGGTCTTCCGGCTGCTGGATGAGTATGGCTATCGGGGCTGGATGGTGGTGGAAGCCGAGCAGGACCCGGCGCTCGCAAACCCCTTTGAATACGCCGTTAAAGCGCGGCGCTACATTCGGGAAACCGCCGGGATCTAAAAACGTGTGCGGCGAGACGGCATCACCGGCGGTCTCGCCGCACCGGCGACGGGCGAATCTGTTCGCAACGCTCATTTTTGAAAACAATGTTTCATTTTGGCTGGTACTGTCTTTACGGCGACCCCGGCGCGCCTCGCGGTGCGTCATATGGCATCGACTGGCCTCCCTTCGACATTTTACTGCTTTAATTTCAACTAATTGATTGGATTTTCTGCCAGCGAGATCGCAGGTTTTTCTGTGTCTGCGGGGGCGGGTGCGTGCTGATTATCACAAATTAATAACAAAACATGACCGACAACTCAAAATTAAAATTCCATTGTTTATATAAATGAAACATTCGATCTAAATTGAAGGTGGTGAATATATCATCAACCGAGAACGGCGCCCGGCAAGGCCGCCTCGTTTTTCCCCTGAACGGCAGGTTACTGGAGTCTTTTATGACTAAAGAACAATATCTCACCCTTAACAGAGCATCAGGGCCTAACAGCGACGCGCCGACGTCGCCGTTTGTCAAAGTGATTGCGCTTATCGCCACGCTCGGCGGTCTGCTTTTTGGTTACGACACGGGCGTTATCTCCGGCGCGCTGCTGTTTATGGGCAGCGAACTACACCTCACGCCGCTTACCACCGGGCTTGTTACCAGCTCGCTGCTGTTTGGCGCAGCCTTTGGCGCGCTGCTGGCGGGCCATATGGCGAACGCTGCGGGACGAAAGAAAATCATCATTTATCTGGCGGTCATTTTTGCTATCGGTGCCGTTGGCACGGCGATGGCGCCGGACGTGTCGTGGATGATTTTCTTTCGTCTGGTGCTCGGCGTGGCAGTGGGCGGCGCGGCAGCAACGGTGCCGGTCTACATCGCAGAGATAGCGCCCGCTAACAAGCGTGGCCAGCTGGTGACGTTGCAGGAGCTGATGATCGTCTCCGGCCAGTTGCTGGCGTATATCTCCAACGCCACGTTCCATGAGCTGTGGGGCGGCGAATCCACCTGGCGCTGGATGCTGGCGGTTGCGACGCTGCCCGCTGTACTGCTGTGGTTTGGCATGATGTTTATGCCTGATACGCCGCGCTGGTACGCCATGAAAGGCCGTCTCGCCGAAGCGCGCCGCGTGCTGGATCGCACCCGTCGCCCGGAGGATGTGGACTGGGAAATGATGGAAATTGAAGAGACGCTGGAGGCGCAGCGTGCGCAGGGCAAACCGCGCCTGCGCGAACTGCTCACCCCGTGGCTGTTCAAACTGTTCATGATTGGTATCGGCATCGCGGTTATCCAGCAGATGACGGGCGTGAACACCATTATGTATTACGCGCCCACGGTGCTGACCGCGGTCGGGATGTCGGATAACGGCGCGCTGGTGGCGACCGTCGCCAACGGCGTGGTCTCGGTGCTGATGACCTTTGTCGGTATCTGGCTGCTCGGTAAAATTGGCCGCCGCACGATGACCATGATAGGCCAGTTCGGCTGTACCGCCTGCCTGGTGTTTATCGGCGCTATCAGTTATCTGCTGCCGGAAACCGTTAACGGCCAGCCGGATGCGCTGCGCGGTTATATGGTGCTGCTGGGGATGCTGATGTTCCTGTGCTTCCAGCAAGGCGCGCTCTCGCCGGTAACGTGGCTGCTGCTCTCAGAGATTTTCCCGACCCGCCTGCGCGGCATCTTTATGGGCGGTGCGGTTTTTGCGATGTGGATAGCGAACTTTCTGATCTCGCTCTTCTTCCCGATTTTGCTCGCGTGGGTCGGGCTTTCCGGCACCTTCTTTATCTTCGCGGCGGTCGGGATTGTGGGGGCGACGTTTGTGGTGAAATGCGTGCCAGAAACCCGCAATCGCAGTCTTGAGCAGATTGAGCATTATCTGCACGACTGGCTGGATAACAGCCCGGAAGGCCAGCGCCGCGCCCGCGAGCGTAAG from the Cronobacter condimenti 1330 genome contains:
- a CDS encoding sugar porter family MFS transporter, which gives rise to MTKEQYLTLNRASGPNSDAPTSPFVKVIALIATLGGLLFGYDTGVISGALLFMGSELHLTPLTTGLVTSSLLFGAAFGALLAGHMANAAGRKKIIIYLAVIFAIGAVGTAMAPDVSWMIFFRLVLGVAVGGAAATVPVYIAEIAPANKRGQLVTLQELMIVSGQLLAYISNATFHELWGGESTWRWMLAVATLPAVLLWFGMMFMPDTPRWYAMKGRLAEARRVLDRTRRPEDVDWEMMEIEETLEAQRAQGKPRLRELLTPWLFKLFMIGIGIAVIQQMTGVNTIMYYAPTVLTAVGMSDNGALVATVANGVVSVLMTFVGIWLLGKIGRRTMTMIGQFGCTACLVFIGAISYLLPETVNGQPDALRGYMVLLGMLMFLCFQQGALSPVTWLLLSEIFPTRLRGIFMGGAVFAMWIANFLISLFFPILLAWVGLSGTFFIFAAVGIVGATFVVKCVPETRNRSLEQIEHYLHDWLDNSPEGQRRARERKAYRAEMNKARS
- a CDS encoding sugar phosphate isomerase/epimerase family protein — protein: MKIAFDVDVIKDLGITRMVQQVAEWGYKYIEQSPHPQINPFYKHPKAGREIIAEYKKALRDTGVELSSFICVYRWSGPDELRRQAAVKNWKRLIEIAIEMDVQVINTELSGDPNQPEICEEMFYRSMEELLPIFEREGLRVEIQAHPWDFCEENNETVDIVKSFRSDNVKYVYSVPHTFFYDKGKGEVEKMLRYAGDDLSHVLIADTMNHTRHCRYIVNPPGVDAAVHQHVGVGEGEVDFQALFSTLRDMGFARQSFKVGGEPIVAASLFGYPEKMKYQAVETRELIERELLGR
- a CDS encoding Gfo/Idh/MocA family protein, yielding MSLRLGVIGAGAIGKEHIRRCTQVLQGATVVAVSDINLENARETVKALGLQAEVYADGNDVINAQDVDALIVTSWDPTHEGFTLAAIEAGKPVFCEKPLAMTADGCRRIVEAEMKAGRRLVQVGFMRPYDEGYQALKSVIDSGEIGAPLMLHCAHRNPEVGDNYTTDMAITSTLIHELDVLRWLLNDDYASVQVRFPRATSHTHAKLKDPQIVMLETRKGTLIDVEIFVNCRYGYDIQCEVVGESGIARLPEPSSVQMRKAAKLATTILTDWKDRFIKAYDVELQAFINDVKAGELRGPSAWDGFAASVAADACLKAQESGALETIRLPERPAFYLR
- the iolE gene encoding myo-inosose-2 dehydratase, with amino-acid sequence MNKQHVKLAIAPIGWTNDDMPELGAENTFQQTVSEMALAGFTGSEVGSKYPRDPALLKPMLEIRGMEICNAWFSTFFAAGEREKTLDDFVNHMNFLHAMGAKVIGCSEQSGSIQCTTLPVMGPDKPCFSEGEWARVAEGYNTLGRLAAEKGMQVCLHHHMGTGIQTAQEIDTFMSRVDDSVYLLYDTGHAWYSEGSEAAMLAILEKHLPRINHVHLKDVRPTVIDEVKRDGLSFLAGVRKGTFTVPGDGAIDFRPVFRLLDEYGYRGWMVVEAEQDPALANPFEYAVKARRYIRETAGI